A genomic stretch from Malus domestica chromosome 15, GDT2T_hap1 includes:
- the LOC103402024 gene encoding pentatricopeptide repeat-containing protein At3g29230, translating into MQCKTVRVAMVLHELAQKPPHRLLAEKFIALLQSCKAMKQLHQIQTQIIAHGFSHNEYIAPKIVSACAELKQMAYAHKVFDEIPDPNVALWNAMFRGYGKNESHREVIVLFSRMKSMDILPNCFTFPVVIKSCGKMKRLVEGEMVHCVVIKCGFGANPYVGTTLIEMYAAGGLIGAAYKVFGEMFERNVVAWTSMINGYILCGDMVSAQRLFDLAPERDIVLWNTMISGYIELSDMVAARKLFDEMPRQDVMCWNTVLNGYASNGDIEACERLFEEMPERNVFSWNGLIGGYARNGRFFETLGSFKRMLSESDLLPNDATLVTVLSACARLGALDLGKWLHVYAESIGYKRNVYVGNALIDMYAKCGIIDNALDVFMSMDKKDLISWNTIICGLAMHGRGADALNLFSQMMNCGGKPDAITFVGILCSCTHLGLVEDGLLYFQSMVDDYSIVPQIEHYGCMVDLLGRSGLLDQAMNFVRKMPMEADAVIWAALLGACRIYKKIDLAELALERLIELEPKNPANYVMLSNIYGDLGRWKDVARLKVSMRDTGHKKFPGVSLIEVNDGVVEFYSLDKRHPETEEIYGALMGLTKLLRSSGYVPNILELGQGAYHD; encoded by the coding sequence ATGCAATGTAAAACAGTAAGAGTAGCAATGGTTTTGCATGAACTGGCCCAAAAGCCCCCTCACAGACTCCTTGCAGAAAAATTCATCGCACTCTTGCAGTCCTGTAAGGCCATGAAGCAACTTCACCAAATTCAGACCCAGATAATCGCCCACGGTTTCTCACACAACGAGTACATTGCCCCGAAAATAGTCTCAGCATGCGCCGAACTGAAGCAAATGGCGTATGCCCACaaggtgtttgatgaaataCCTGATCCAAATGTTGCTCTATGGAACGCAATGTTCAGAGGGTATGGGAAGAATGAGAGTCATAGAGAAGTTATAGTATTGTTTAGTAGAATGAAGAGCATGGATATATTGCCCAATTGCTTCACATTCCCTGTCGTGATTAAATCTTGCGGAAAAATGAAACGGCTGGTAGAAGGTGAGATGGTGCATTGTGTAGTGATAAAATGTGGGTTTGGAGCAAACCCatatgtgggaacgacactgATTGAAATGTATGCAGCTGGGGGACTGATTGGAGCTGCTTACAAGGTGTTTGGTGAGATGTTTGAGAGGAATGTGGTTGCGTGGACTTCCATGATTAATGGGTACATTTTGTGTGGTGATATGGTTTCTGCTCAGCGCCTTTTTGATTTGGCTCCGGAACGTGATATTGTGTTGTGGAACACTATGATTTCAGGTTACATTGAGCTGAGTGATATGGTGGCGGCTAGAAAACTTTTTGATGAAATGCCAAGACAAGATGTTATGTGTTGGAATACGGTTTTGAATGGTTATGCAAGTAATGGGGACATTGAGGCTTGTGAGAGGTTGTTTGAGGAGATGCCTGAGAGGAATGTTTTCTCTTGGAATGGGTTGATTGGAGGGTATGCGCGTAATGGACGGTTCTTTGAAACTCTGGGATCTTTCAAGCGGATGCTAAGTGAGAGTGATTTGCTTCCTAATGATGCCACCTTAGTGACTGTTTTGTCAGCCTGTGCAAGACTAGGAGCTCTTGATTTGGGTAAGTGGCTACATGTATACGCAGAGAGCATTGGGTACAAAAGAAATGTCTATGTTGGGAATGCTTTAattgacatgtatgcaaaatgtGGGATTATTGATAACGCACTAGATGTGTTCATGAGCATGGATAAGAAAGATTTAATCAGTTGGAACACAATCATTTGTGGCTTGGCAATGCACGGTCGTGGAGCTGATGCCTTAAATTTGTTTAGCCAGATGATGAATTGTGGAGGAAAGCCAGATGCCATCACCTTCGTAGGCATTTTGTGCTCTTGTACGCATCTTGGATTAGTCGAAGATGGCCTTTTGTATTTCCAGTCAATGGTTGATGACTATTCCATTGTGCCTCAGATTGAGCATTATGGCTGTATGGTTGATCTGCTTGGACGCTCTGGTCTTTTGGACCAGGCTATGAACTTTGTGAGGAAGATGCCAATGGAAGCAGATGCTGTTATTTGGGCTGCCTTACTTGGTGCATGTCGGATTTACAAGAAAATTGACTTGGCAGAGTTGGCACTTGAAAGGCTAATCGAACTCGAACCAAAAAACCCTGCAAATTATGTCATGCTTTCAAACATATATGGTGATCTTGGGAGGTGGAAAGATGTTGCAAGACTAAAAGTTTCAATGAGGGATACAGGACATAAAAAATTCCCTGGTGTTAGCCTTATAGAGGTGAATGATGGTGTGGTTGAGTTTTATTCCTTGGATAAGAGACATCCTGAGACTGAGGAAATATATGGTGCCTTGATGGGGTTGACGAAACTGCTAAGATCATCTGGATATGTACCAAACATTCTGGAGCTTGGGCAGGGAGCCTATCACGACTGA
- the LOC103402025 gene encoding G-type lectin S-receptor-like serine/threonine-protein kinase LECRK3 → MLIRSYSMPFTVGFVLAMAFVVAQAQRMQSNISRGSSLTPTTNSSWLSRSGVYAFGFYKQGNGYAVGIFLAGIPQTTIVWTAKRDDPPLSSNVTLNFTSDGFGLISTQGQSFVIEYTSASSASMLDSGNFVIYNARQDIVWQSFEHPTDTLLPGQSLFAGDELFSAKSESDHSTGIFRLKMQADGNLVQYPVNTPDTAPYAYYSSRTYGRKNVTLNFGADGHLYLLNDTGSNIRNITDGGLPADQATIYLMRIDADGIFRLYSHDLNHNGSKSIVWESSKDKCDPKGVCGLNSYCVSMDLDAKCKCLPGFVFANLGNKTSSCRRIVADVCEYKNETFPYTMEELQSTIWEDSSYVDLPLSDKEACKGACLEDCNCEAAIFNGTSCRKQRLPLRYGRREVSTPNLELIKVATSTTAPDTEKRSKRKGRTDILIISISLAAFGSILFAISVVVLCKHNVWSYGRVNIPILDSELNEDIALRPYTYEELEKITNNFGEEIGRGASGTVYKGVILASQKRVAVKRLQKVTAEGEKEFQTELKVIGKTHHKNLVRLLGYCLDGPKRLLVYEYMSNGSLADVLFAPDRQPCWEERMRIARNIARGFLYLHEECDTQIIHCDIKPQNILMDEYMCPKIADFGLAKLLKADQTRTTTGIRGTKGYVAPEWHRKMPITVKADVYSFGVVLLEIICCRRNVDWSLPEEEAILDELAYPCFESGEHGKLVGEQEVDTRQFERMIKVALWCIQDEPSLRPCMKKVLLMLEGTVEIPIPPSPNSILSTI, encoded by the coding sequence ATGTTGATCAGATCCTACTCAATGCCTTTTACGGTAGGCTTTGTTCTTGCCATGGCATTTGTTGTTGCTCAAGCACAACGAATGCAGTCGAATATCAGCCGCGGATCTTCCTTAACGCCAACTACCAACTCCTCGTGGTTGTCACGTTCTGGTGTATACGCCTTTGGATTTTACAAGCAAGGAAATGGCTATGCTGTGGGGATATTTCTTGCTGGAATCCCCCAAACAACTATAGTGTGGACTGCGAAGCGAGACGACCCTCCACTCTCCAGCAATGTTACTTTGAACTTCACAAGTGATGGGTTTGGATTGATATCAACACAAGGCCAAAGTTTCGTGATAGAGTATACCTCTGCTTCTTCGGCTTCCATGCTTGATTCGGGCAATTTTGTGATATACAATGCTCGTCAAGACATAGTATGGCAGAGTTTTGAGCACCCAACGGACACCCTTTTGCCGGGTCAGAGCCTGTTTGCTGGGGACGAGCTGTTCTCTGCTAAGTCAGAATCTGATCACTCAACTGGCATTTTCCGTCTGAAAATGCAAGCCGATGGAAACCTTGTCCAATACCCTGTAAATACTCCAGACACAGCTCCATATGCCTACTATTCATCTAGAACGTATGGCAGAAAGAACGTGACACTTAATTTTGGTGCTGATGGCCATCTCTACTTGCTAAATGATACCGGTTCGAATATCAGGAATATAACAGATGGAGGTCTTCCTGCTGATCAAGCAACAATTTATCTCATGAGAATTGATGCAGATGGAATATTTAGATTGTATTCGCATGATTTGAATCACAACGGTAGTAAGTCAATTGTATGGGAATCTTCCAAGGATAAGTGTGACCCTAAAGGCGTATGCGGATTAAATAGTTATTGTGTCTCAATGGATCTTGACGCGAAGTGTAAATGTCTTCCTGGATTCGTATTTGCCAACCTGGGAAATAAGACTTCAAGCTGTAGGAGGATAGTTGCAGATGTTTGCGAATACAAAAACGAAACTTTCCCGTACACCATGGAAGAACTGCAAAGCACAATATGGGAAGACAGTTCGTATGTGGATTTGCCATTATCAGACAAAGAAGCTTGCAAAGGAGCTTGTTTGGAGGACTGTAATTGTGAAGCCGCGATTTTCAATGGTACAAGCTGCAGAAAGCAGAGGCTTCCTTTGAGATATGGAAGAAGAGAGGTTAGTACTCCAAACTTAGAGCTCATCAAGGTAGCTACATCTACGACTGCTCCAGACACAgaaaaaagaagcaaaagaaaaggaagaaccGACATCCTGATTATTAGTATCTCACTTGCTGCATTCGGATCTATTTTGTTTGCGATTTCTGTAGTTGTGCTTTGCAAACATAATGTGTGGTCATATGGAAGAGTGAATATTCCCATTCTTGACTCTGAATTGAATGAGGACATCGCTCTGCGACCATATACTtatgaagagttagagaagatTACCAACAATTTTGGAGAAGAGATTGGTAGAGGCGCGTCGGGAACAGTTTATAAAGGAGTGATCTTGGCCAGCCAAAAGCGAGTTGCTGTCAAACGACTACAGAAAGTTACTGCTGAAGGCGAAAAAGAATTTCAGACTGAACTGAAAGTCATTGGGAAAACCCATCACAAGAATTTAGTCCGTCTGCTTGGATACTGTCTTGATGGACCAAAAAGGCTTTTGGTATACGAGTACATGAGCAATGGCTCACTTGCAGATGTACTCTTCGCACCTGACAGACAGCCTTGTTGGGAAGAAAGAATGAGAATTGCTCGCAACATAGCACGAGGATTTCTTTACCTCCATGAAGAGTGTGATACACAGATTATTCATTGTGATATAAAGCCCCAAAACATTCTGATGGATGAGTACATGTGCCCGAAAATAGCCGACTTTGGATTGGCAAAGCTGCTTAAGGCAGACCAAACAAGAACCACAACTGGCATCAGAGGAACCAAGGGATATGTTGCACCAGAGTGGCATAGGAAAATGCCAATAACAGTTAAAGCTGATGTTTACAGCTTCGGAGTTGTTTTGTTGGAGATCATATGTTGTCGAAGGAATGTGGATTGGAGTCTTCCAGAGGAGGAGGCTATTTTGGATGAATTAGCCTACCCTTGTTTTGAGAGTGGTGAGCATGGAAAACTAGTGGGCGAACAAGAGGTCGACACAAGGCAATTTGAACGGATGATTAAAGTGGCACTTTGGTGCATCCAGGATGAACCGTCGTTGCGTCCTTGTATGAAGAAGGTTTTACTCATGCTTGAAGGAACTGTAGAAATCCCAATCCCTCCCAGTCCTAACTCTATTCTCAGCACCATCTAA